Sequence from the Ammospiza nelsoni isolate bAmmNel1 chromosome 7, bAmmNel1.pri, whole genome shotgun sequence genome:
gaattttgccttttttggggggttttgctAAGTAACCCTTGGTTTGGATCACCTCCAAAGCCGCACCTGAGCACTTGGACAATGCCCACCTGCgggggctctgctgcagaaggCGACAGCGCCGAGCCTCTGAGAAACGGGGGTCCTGCACAGCCCCCGCAAAAGGCTCCCAGCAGCGCTCACCCCAAACCCTCGGGTCCTTTttccaccctttttttttttgagccaAAAGCGCTCTGCACCATTCAGCAGCCGCTCGGCACCCCAGTGTCGCATCCTCCCCGCCAAGCCAAAGGCTGCCCGTCCTTGCTCTGCACCCTAAAACACCAACCAGGGTGGGTGCGTGTCCCCTTACCCATCACACCCACCCTCTCCAAGACATTTTCTGCTGGTCCAACGCCCCCACCCAGGGGGGGATCCAGGGAtccattcccagggatggatccAGGGATGCGGGGATGCAGGGATGAGGGGAGGGCTGCACGCCCCCTCCCCGCTGACCTTGCCGAGTTCATCCTCACCCCCCGCCCCAAATTGCgtgggggggaggggggctGGCATCGACGCCCCCAAATCCCCCGTTAGAGATCCAGAAGCACGCTGGGCTCCGCTCGAACGCGCTCCAGCAGGGTCCTGCCCTGCTGGTTCTCCGGCACACAAAGGCTCGGCGGCGGTCCCGGAGATGCAGAGAGTGGGGGGATTCATTCATCCCGGGGGGATCCATCCCGGTTTTCCATGTTTCCAGCCCAAGGGAGTCCGGATCAGAGCCTCAGGAGCACGGGAGAGGGGAGCTCCGGGATCTGGGCTCGGCTGGCGGGAGCCGCTTTGTTATCACCACTATTGTCTGTCctttggggaaggaaggggggGGCGGAAaatgaagaagaggaggagaaaaattaaaaattaaaaaaaaaaaaaaaaagagagaacgATTAAACCCAAAAGAATCGCTTTGGTTCTGTCTCCCCCTCGGTTCCTTTGTCTgctcccccatccctccccgTCTCGGCTGGGGCTTCTACCGCTTCTTCTTCTGCTTGAGGGACTTCCTGCGCTTGAGGATCATCTCGTAGAGCTTGTCCATGCCCTCCGTGAGCCCCTCGCCGATGATGGCGCAGGCGGGCTGGATGTGGTAGGTGGTGGAAGGGGTCAGCTCGTGGAGGGCCAGCTGCTTCTCGATCTCGGCCACGGGCAGCGACTTGGGCAGGTCCTGCTTGTTGGCGATGACCAGCAGCGGCGTGCCCTGGTTCTCGGCGAACTTGGTCACCTTGTGCAGCTCCGTCTTGGCCTCCTCCAGCCGGTCCACGTCCACTGAGTCCACCACGTAGATGATGCCATCGGTGCAGCGGCTGTAGGACTTCCAGAGCGGGCGCAGCTTCTCCTGGCCGCCCACGTCCCAGAAGTGGCAGCTGATGCCCTTGGCCGTCCCGTTGCTGAGCCGGATCTTCTCCGTGTTGAAGCCGATGGTGGGCACGGTGTTGACGAACTCGTTGAACTTGAGGCGGTAGAGCACCGTGGTCTTGCCCGCCGAGTCCAGGCCCAGCATGACGATGTGCAGGGACTGGAAGGCGGAGATGTTGGACGAGATGTTCCCCATGGCCACGGCTCCCGGCCGCGCTCACAGCCCCGCGCCCATCGCCGCGCCGCCGGCCCGCAGCGGGGGCACGGCTCGGGGCGGCTCGGAGCCAGCCGGGACCGGGGATGTGGGGTATGGGATCGGGGATAAGGGATGAGGgaatatgggatatgggatatgggatcgGGAACACGCAGCACGGCTCCACGCGGCGGCAGCGCGCCGGGACTGCCGAGCCTCGCCCCGCccggcaggaggaggaggagggaaaggaggaggaggaagagaaagaggaggagagcagcaggagaaggaggaggaggggctgCGCCGCCGCCTTCCTCCCGCTCCGCCCCGCGTCCTGCCCGCACCGCCCCTGCCTGCACCGCCCCTGCCTGCACCGCCCCTGGCCGAGCTCCACCTGGCCCTGCCCGAGCTCACCTGAGAGTGCCCGagctctcctggccctgcccgaGCTCCTGCTCCTCGGGGACAGCAATCCCCCGTGCTTGGTTATCCTTATGTTTGTCACTCTGGAACCACTTAACCACCCTTAACCCACTccagggtggggctgctccacccctggaagtgcccaaggccaggttggatggggcttggagcaacctgggagagtggaaagtgtccctgcccgtgggtGAGATGTTTTTTTCAGGTcctttccaccccaaaccattctgggactCTGGGATTGTTCCTTGCACGTGAGACACCAGGGGCTGCACCAGAAGCTGCTCAGGCGCAGCTTTTTTCAGGGACACCAGTGATGATTcgagcaggaaagcagcagagcaatGTGGAGCATCTGTGTCCCCTGCAGCTGTCACAGAGAGGTGCCACAGGGGGAAAAACCTCACCTGTGCTggacccagggcagggctggcactaATGTTGATCTCCACTGTTAATGCCTGTTGGGTCTCGTATTCTGGAAAGGTTGTGAGTGCCTCAGTCTCGGGTTGGCTGTTGATATTTGCTGCCCCGacatgtgcaggatgtctctgcttcagcccatgcaactgaagaacgagtctggactcttcactttttggtCTTGAGgttatttattaattcttatctataaaattttctttctgcccagccgagatctgctcagcaaggcagccacgAGCACTCTGACTGCCCTTGGGGcggtgttgtccttttatactacaaaaaACATATATTTACCCTTAATTCCCAACActtatcacctatgttagacagtgcacttctactctaaaccaatccccaagtgccaatatcacagcagaaaatggagaacaagaagaaagaagataGGCAAGACAcgccctgattcctccatcttgtccccataacacccataccaaaaatcctgaaatctacattttcaccctgtgattattttgttattacaccattcaaaccCGTGTGACTTTCACGTCCTCATACAAAACTGACAACTCATTGGAAGGGTCAAAATCAAGTctccaggtgttctgggcagcatgccagggtctctgagccccctgacaaggtcctcagcaactctggacatccGAAGGGATGTGCAGAGTTCCCACACCTCAACCCCTGATAAAGCTCCTGAGGTCTCAGGATAGCCAAGCCACAGAACTTCTGTCCCAGCTACTCacagaagggaccttaaagatctaCTTTCAACTAAAGAcccagttccagccccctgccatgggcagggacaccttgcactaccccaggttgctccaagcccccatccagcctgaccttgaacagTTCCCGGCAATCCCAGCTTTTTTGCCAGCACCTGAGCCAGAGCTCTTGTCTTTATTTCTACTCTGGGTGCTGCAGTATTACCCATTGCCTCTTTTACAGCCTCTGTAAAATAAATATCGACTCTATGTGACAGCTCAGCCAAAAGCCCCAGAGAAAGAAGAGCACTGCACAAGACAGATATTGCTTTTAATTTAGGATGCTTTCACCCCTCAGCGTGCGGTGAGGATTTGTCGGGCTGGAGTGGGATCATTCCTCACACACATATTTGATCCCGAGGATGCGTGTGGAGGCTTTGTGTGGCGATAAGGTTCCCTGTTAATACATGACATCATTAAAAATACAGGCAGcttgctcctgcagccctcagagGTGACACTGGGCACGGTTTTGTGGAAATCACCGAGTGGTGGCAGCGGGAAAAGAGCAGGGAACTCAGTGCAGGTGGGAGAAACACTCCGTGGCATGAGTGCAGCACCACTGCCCATCCAAAGCCGAGGCACAGGCCCTGGATGggctggaaaatggaaatagaTTGTGCAGCAGGGCCACCCTGGACGGATCTCTGAGCTGGAGTGAGCTCAGGCTTTAGTCTGCCACCACCACGCCAAAGAAATGAGGATCCCAAAGCACGTGGAGAAAGCTGTGAGTGATCACCCGACTCCAGGAGCTGGAGCgttgcagacattttttcatgaaaaatcctttccttaggatttttcctcctgagaagctgcgaggcctcaggaacaaaatgcaaacaatggttatctgctgctgtggaatgcaacaggtgggtctgtgattggtctcatgtggttgtttctaattaatggccaatcacagtcagctggctcagagtctctgtccgagacacaaacctttgttattatttctttctattctattcttagctagccttctgatgaaaccttttcttctattcttttagtatagttttaatgtaatatatataataaaataataaatcaagccttctgaaatatggagtcagatcctcgtctcttccctcatccaagaacccctgtgaacaccgtcacaccggagttttaaagaataatttttaaaaatgccagaAACAGAAGAATAGGGTCAGATCTGTGAGCGGCAGATCCGGCACTGGCTCTGCTCTCATCTCCTCCGCCCGAATCGCTGCAGCCAAAGCTTCCTTAAAGGCTGCAGTCCAGGATAATCCCGGAGCGAGGGCAACCCGGGCCGCTCCCGGAATCAGTGGCTCATCTGTGTGCAACAGGGAATTcagggaatttaaaaaaacagggaTTTAGGAATTCACCTTCGGGCCGGGagtgcaggagatgctgctccagccagggaaTCCCCCTCTCCATCCCGCTGCTGGACACAGCTTGGAGCCTCAAGAAAAGCCCAAAATTCCTTTCCCCGCCATCCAAAGTCTAAAGGggacccttccctcctgcccagccctcctttttttttttttttttttttttcttttttcttttttttttcacggCGGTTCTAAATAAAGGCGAGATTTGCCAGCCAGGCCGATCAGACCTGGGGGTGTTCTCCAAAGCGGCCCCAGATGAGACAATCCCGAGGGGACGGAGATAAACGGGAGCGGTGAATTATGCTGCTGCTAATGCCTGCTATCCATAAATAAGCTGGTAAAACCTCCGCGGAATATCAAGCGCAGAAATAACAGCGTTAATCGCAGCTCAGAGGAGCCTGCCAAGTGCATTCGGTGGCAAATTTAGGCAGAGGAAACCCATCTTTTCCCGCCTCTCGCTGCTTTTTCTCCCCCCGTGGCCGCCCTTCCCCTCCTATCAAGGTTAAGCAGCCAAGGTTAAAGGCGGCATTAGCATCTAAATGTGTGTCTGAGGATGTGACAAAGGCACCGCTGCCGGTCCCCAACATTTCGGCTCAGGCGGCGCGAAGACTGTCGCTGCCATAGTAACTGTTTTCAGACATGGCAATTATTTCTTCCCAGCTTTCCCCCATCCcatctcccttcccccagctcATCCTGCGCTTCCAGCtgtctttttttcattctctaatttttatttttttttttttttcaaatacaaagAGCCCCGGAGCTGAGGGAGGGATGCTCCCCGCGCAGGGATTATCCCTAATAGTGACTTTTAATCTGCATCCAATTAGCCCTCCATCACCCGGGCAGAGCGAAACCCCGGAGCTTTCTGCCAAATCTCGTGAGCTGGAGAGAGGGGGAAGATGGATTTGCAGGGAGAATCCCAACTCTCGGAGCACGCAGGATCCTCCTTGCATCCGCTGCTCCTTCCTTTGTGGCATCGCTTGTCCCGATCTGCTGCCGCCTTTTGTTCCCGCGATCGGGGCAGAGACACCAGGCCAAACAAAGCGGGGCTGCAATTAGGGCTGCCCCTGCTTCTggggaaaattaattaattaattaattaatggcATGCCGTGACTAATGACTGGGACGcgggagcagcagggattggGGTCTCCAGATGCTGGGGGTGCTCCTCCCATTCGTCTCCCCGCATTTCAGGGACGAGCTCTGCCCAAGGAGCCGCTTTCCCAAGGGGCAGCAATGGGAATTTCCCCGCATGGAACGCTCATCCTGTTCCAAGTAAAAAATCTGCCAGGTTTTTTTTGgcggggggaaaaaaaaaaggggttgCAGAGTGAAACCAGGTGAACCAGTCGCTGCCAAGGTGAAGTTCTACctgtttgttattgtaatcaccgGTCGTTTTTGTTAATTGTATCGGCAAAGCCCTGCCTGAGGCTAAGTTGCCCTTCTCCCCGGACGGTGAGAGGAGGGGGAcatcaaaaaatgcaaaataaccCCAAGACCAGCATGCCATGGGAGGCTACCCCACCAAACTTACCGAAAAGACCcccaaaacaacgagccaacacAGAATTAAGAGATCAGAGTGATGTCTGGACATGAGGAACAGAGTGCcaagcctgcagagatgctgaggaCCTGTGTTGCCCCGCGCCCTGAGCAAAGACCTCAGCTGGAACCAAGATGCCGAGACTGCATAAACCCAATAGTTGAAAAAATTATGGGGCTATGCCCACTGCTTTCATGAGGATGGGACCTctccccccagctctgccctttagtggacaaagctgcacattcctcctcctcctccaagtCACCCTGGGAGTGATGATGGAGTGGCCATGGATCCGATGGAGTGGCCATGGATCTGCTGAGCCTCCCAACcttgagctgatcacttttaataaaggcgttaaaaaggagaaaaagtctcctgccctgtttatttcaatCCCACTTATTGAGCCCTGGTGGAGAGGGAAAGACCTCGGTGAGGCTTTGGCCGTGGTCAgcatcctctccttcctcccttcagCCGCTCTTTGCCTTTCCAAGGATTTCCCACTCGCTGGGTTTGTTTAACCGGGCTCCCCCGGAAAGGGTTAatgggggagagcagagcaacTCAGGGCAATGaggagagacagacagacagacagacagacagacactaCAGCTTTAACAGAGGTGATCCCTCTGAGCGCTCCGTTCACATGAATTTCTCCAGTGGTTTCTGGGCACAGCCTCCCctgggtgttttctgtgctttgtgtcACCCTCTAGCCCTCAACTCCTCTCTGGGAttgtccctccatccccacccGCTCCTTCCTGGAGCTCCCGGGGTGAACACCACGCTCTGGTGGCCCGGAGGAGTCTCCAGGTGGACGGAGGATGGAAGGATGTGcggaggaagggctggaggggcGATAAGAGCAGCGTCGCAGCGGAGAAATTACTAAATCCACCGAGCTCCTaaagcagcagtgggaaatAATCCCTtcatctgcagcacagcagcagctcagctccttctCGTGACCTCAGATGCCTCCTCAGGCCGAGCAAGGTCCTCCAAGGACCAGCCTGAGGCTCTTCTACAGCTTCAGCCCCAGGAAACACCGAAATATTCACACACCAAAGAAGAACGAACTCTTCCTCCAAGAGAATTGGTGTCCAAAACTTCCCAAGGCAGCCCAAAATCCATGGAGGCCAGCAGCCAGGAgtgcaggcagctggagcagtgcaggaCCATCAGAGGGAtgtattagaaatattttattttatagttttttattttttaacttcatGAATTCACACCCATGATGAAGCTTTACAGTCTTTTGCCCTTCTCGGCATCCTGGGCCAGAATGCCTCTCGGCTCACTGATTTTTGCAGGATAAAGGGAGGTGTGAAAACTGCCCGGAAATGTCCTCTGCAAACTCTCACTGCCTCGCTGTTAACCCGTGGCTGTGATACTcacaaaaaaatctctctccTTGTGCCTTCCTTTCACTGCAGCCCCAACTCTGCTCATCCCTTTCCGGGTCCAGCCGagcagtcaaaaaaaaaagtttaaaaaaattcctaaaaaaaaaaaaaaaaaaagtaacatttaACTAAACTTTTCTTATAAACAAAACCTTCCTCCCCCCGCACCGTAACACaaaaactacattaaaaaaatcagcataacttagaaacaaaaaagtgcaataatattatataaaaagtAACGTaaacaataacaacaaataaaaaaataataatgccCTCAATCTTCtataaaaaaatctctgttctCAAAACACCTCAACCCCAAAAAGTACATTTAAAAAACTAATgtctacaaaataaaaaactatttattttttaaagctaaacAAAACATCCTTAAAAAATCCCTAGAAATAACTCTAATTCatgcacaaaaccaaaaacactaTACATTAAAAAAGTCACAATAACAAATGTTCTCCAAACACTACCACACATAacataaaaacacaaaaagtttCAACTGTTTCCTAAAAAAGCCTATAATACAAAAAAACTACTCTCTTCTTAATAAACTAAAAATTAATTCTctaaaaagtaataataaacTAAAAACAATTATCTAAAAATAATAACtaaattaaaaatctaaaattatatttcttgtaatagtaaaaattacaaattttaaaaaaaagttttttaaaaattttcgTTCTAAGTTCTGTatgttccttttttaaatttgtaagttaagttttttcctttattcctaaACTAAAACTTACTTTATTTCTAATCACACCTCACAACAAACattacaaaaaatatattttaataaaaacactAACATTACACCAACATCAAACCGTGACAGTTTTggttttctatttcttccctAAACATCTGTGCTCACATTTGGATGTCCTACACGGCTGC
This genomic interval carries:
- the ARL4C gene encoding ADP-ribosylation factor-like protein 4C; translation: MGNISSNISAFQSLHIVMLGLDSAGKTTVLYRLKFNEFVNTVPTIGFNTEKIRLSNGTAKGISCHFWDVGGQEKLRPLWKSYSRCTDGIIYVVDSVDVDRLEEAKTELHKVTKFAENQGTPLLVIANKQDLPKSLPVAEIEKQLALHELTPSTTYHIQPACAIIGEGLTEGMDKLYEMILKRRKSLKQKKKR